In Candidatus Methylomirabilota bacterium, the sequence CCAGCAGCAGGCGCAGGGTCCACTGCCCCAGATGGTTGGTGATGAAGCTGATCGGGTTGGCCGTCAGGTCGTCGGTGACGATCCAGAATCCGAGCGCGGCCAGCGGAGCCAGGGCGGCGGCCCAGACCGCCGCTTTGAGGGCGACGCGGGGCATGTTACTGGAGGGGGCACGAGGCGCGCCCCCTCCAGACCTCCCCGTTCGCGCCAGGCGCGACAATGGCTACTGTCTCTAGTAGAACTTGCGCAGGTCCATCCCGGTGTAGAGGTGGGCGACCTGGTCGGCGTAGCCGTTGAACATCAGCGTCGGGCGGCGGCGGAACTCGCCGATGCGACGCTCCGTGGCCTGGCTCCAGCGCGGGTGACTGACTTCGGGGTTGACGTTCGAGTAGAAGCCGTACTCCTGCGGGGCGGCGTCGTTCCAGGCCGTCGAGGGCTGATCCTTGACGAGACGGATCCGCACGAGCGACTTCGCGCTCTTGAAGCCGTACTTCCAGGGCACCACCACCCGGATGGGCGCGCCGTTCTGGTTCGGCAGCACGCGGCCATACATGCCGACCGTCACGAGGGTCAGCGGGTGCAGGGCCTCGTCCAGGCGCAGACCCTCCGTGTACGGCCAGTCGAGTCCCGTGTAGAACAGCGCCTGGCGCTGGCCGGGGAACTGCTCGGGGTCGAGCAGCGTGGTGAACTCCACGTACTTGGCGGCGCCGGTCGGCTCCACCCGCTTGAGCAGGGCGGCCAGGGGAAACCCCACCCACGGGATGATCATGGACCAGGCCTCCACGCAGCGCAGCGAGTACACCCGCTCTTCGAGCGGGAAGGTCTTGAGCAGCTCATCGATGTCGAAGGTCCGCGGCTTGTGCACGAGGCCCTCGACGCGGACGGTCCAGGGCCGGACCCGCAGCCGGTGGGCCTCCCGGGCGGGATCGTCCTTGTCCACCCCGAACTCGTAGAAGTTGTTATAGGTGGTCGCGTCCTTCCACTTGGTCAGCGGTTCCTTGAAGCTCAGCGCCTCGTTGCGGGTGGCCGGCAGCGGGGCCCCCAGGGGTGGCTCCTGCACGGCTTCGGCCTGGCAGCCCGCGGCGGCCAGCGCGGCAGCGCCGGCGATGAACGACCGACGATCCAGATAGAGTCGCTCGTCGGTGATCTCGGAAGTCTTGAACCGCTCCGGCCGTCGGATCAGCATGACGTCCTCCCAACTATCTCACGAGACCGCAAACTTGTAACCCTGGCCGTGCACGGTGAGGATCCACCGGGGATGCTCGGGATCCGCCTCGAAGCGCCGGCGGAGCCTGAGCACGTGGGTGTCGACCGTCCGCGTCGTCGGGAAGCGTTCGTAGCCCCACACCTCGTCGAGCAGCCGCTCCCGCGTCACCACCTCGCCCTGGTGAGCGAGCAGGTACGTGAGCAGGTCGAATTCCTTGCGGGTCAGGCTCACCTCTCGGCCCGCCACGAACACCTGGCGACTCCGCACCCGGACGCGCACGTCCCCGAAGGCGTACTCCTCGACCTTGTGGCGCGGGCCGGGCCGGCGCAGCACCGCTCGCACCCGGGCGAGCAGCTCGCGCAGCGAGAACGGCTTGGTGAGGTAGTCGTCGGCGCCCAGCTCGAGCCCGCGCACCCGGTCGGGCTCGGCCCCGCGCGCGGTGAGCATGATGATCGGCACGTCGATGCCCCGCCCCCGGAGCGTCTGACACACCTCCCAGCCGCTGAGCTTCGGCATCATCAGGTCGAGGATGATCAGGTCGGGCGCCTCCCGGGCGGCCAGCGCCAGCGCCGTCTCCCCGTCCGTGGCCGCGCAGGTCTGGTAGCCCTCGAAGCGCAGGTTGTCCTCCAGACCTCGCACGATCTCCGGCTCGTCGTCCACGATCAGGATCCGTGGCATCGTGCCACAGCATAGCCTGGGCCCGCCCCGCCGGATGTCACAAGGGCGTCAAATGTGGCGGCGGACTCTCAGAGGGTGTCGCGGAGGCGCTCGAGGAGAAACGCCCGCAGCCGGGTCTTCATCTCATCGGGCATGGCCACGCGGTTGACGTCGGCGGCCAGGTCGCGGGTCCGGCGATAGGTGTTCAGGTAGGCCACGCAGGGCGCGCAGTCGCGCAGGTGACCCTCCAGCTGGGCGACCGCGTCGGGGGACAGGCTGGCTTCCAGGTAGTCGGCCAGCAGCGCGATGAGCTCGCGACACGTCATCTCACGCCTCGTCCGGATGGATCATGCCGAGACCAGCGCCGTCCGCGTCCGCTCCCGCGTGGCCAGCAGGCGCCGGGGATCGCCGAGGTCGTTCCAGCCCAAGCCGTTCACCGGAAGGACGGCCAGCGCCTCGGGGTACCGCTCCAGCACGTGTCTGGAGAGATCCGTGGCCGGCAGCCCGGCGTACGCCCGGCGGAGCGTCTCGTCTTCCCAGGGCGTGTCCAGCCGCGGGCGCGCTGCGGCGAAGGCCGCGCCGAGGCTGGGGACCGCGCGGTCGATCACGCGGGTCAGCGTCGAGGTTCTCCGACCGCACGATCACCGACCGGGACGGTGCGTCGGCCAGCAGCGGGGCGTAGAACCGCTCGTGGCGCCGCGTGACGACGGTGAGCAGCCGCTCGGGGTCGACCAGCAGCCGAACCCGCCGGAGGGTCTGCTCGAGGAGCGTCTGCTGGCCGAGGAGCCGACAGAACTGCTTGGGGCGGTCGTCGCCGGTCAGGGCCCGGGTGACCGCCTGCAACCGGGTGCCGTCGCCGCCCGCCAGCACGATGGCCGAGTAGCTGGCCATCACTCGCCGCTCTGCTGGAGCAGCTTGGCGACGAGCCCCGTCCATCCCGTCTGGTGGCTGGCTCCGATGCCGGCCCCGTTGTCGCCATGGAAGTATTCGTAGAACAGGAGCAGGTCCTGCCAGTGGGGATCTTGCTGCAGCTTCTCGGTGCCGCCGAAGACCGGGCGGCGGCCGGCCGGCCCGCGCAGGAAGATCCGGGTCAGGCGCCGCGAAAGCTCGGCGGCCACGTCCCACAAGTGGAGGCGGCGGTCGCTGCCGGTGGGCATGGCCACCTGGAACCGATCGCCGAAAAAGTGGTGGAACTTCTGCAGCGACTCGATCAAGAGGTAGTTGACGGGGAACCAGATGGGGCCGCGCCAGTTGGAGTTGCCGCCGAACAGGCCGGTGGACGACTCGGCCGGCTCGTAGTCCACCCGGTGCTCCATGCCGTCGATCCGCACCATGTAGGGATGCTCGAGGTGATAGCGCGACAGGGCCCGGATCCCGTAGGGGGAGAGGAATTCGCTCTCGTCGAGCAGCACGCGCAGCACGCGCGGAAGCTGCTCGTCGGTGACCAGGGACAGCAAGCGGCGGGTCGCGCCGGTGGCCGTCGGCATCTCGACGACGTGCTCGCGGAACTCCGGCCGATGGTCCATGAACCACTGCATCCGGCGGCGGAAGCCGGGCAGCCGGTCCACGACGTCCGGCTCCAGCGTCTCCGCCGCGAACAGGGGGATGAGCCCAACCATCGAGCGCACCTTGAGCCGGGCGTGACGGCCGTCGTCGGTGTGCAGCACGTCGTAGAAGAAGCCGTCCTCGTCGTCCCAGAGCTGGATGCCCTCGCCGCCCAGATCGTGCATGGCGTGGGCGATGTACACGAAGTGCTCGAAGAACTTGGAGGCGATGTCCTCGTAGGCGGGGTTGTCCCGGGCCAGCTCCAGGGCCATGGCCAGCATGTTCAGGCAGTACATGGCCATCCAGCTGGTGCCGTCGGACTGCTCGAGGTGGCCGCCGCCGGGCAGGGGCGCCGAGCGGTCGAAGACCCCGATGTTGTCGAGGCCGAGGAATCCCCCCTGGAAGACGTTCTTGCCCTCCGCGTCCTTGCGGTTGACCCACCAGGTGAAGTTGAGGAGGAGCTTCTGGAAGACCTTCTCCAGAAAGTCCCGGTCCCCGCAGCCCCGGATGCGCCGCTCGATCTTGTAGACGCGGAGCGCCGCCCAGGCGTGCACCGGCGGGTTCACGTCGCCCAGCGCCCACTCGTAGGCCGGGATCTGGCCGTTGGGATGCATGTACCATTCGCGCAGGAGCAGGACGAG encodes:
- the msrP gene encoding protein-methionine-sulfoxide reductase catalytic subunit MsrP, which codes for MLIRRPERFKTSEITDERLYLDRRSFIAGAAALAAAGCQAEAVQEPPLGAPLPATRNEALSFKEPLTKWKDATTYNNFYEFGVDKDDPAREAHRLRVRPWTVRVEGLVHKPRTFDIDELLKTFPLEERVYSLRCVEAWSMIIPWVGFPLAALLKRVEPTGAAKYVEFTTLLDPEQFPGQRQALFYTGLDWPYTEGLRLDEALHPLTLVTVGMYGRVLPNQNGAPIRVVVPWKYGFKSAKSLVRIRLVKDQPSTAWNDAAPQEYGFYSNVNPEVSHPRWSQATERRIGEFRRRPTLMFNGYADQVAHLYTGMDLRKFY
- a CDS encoding zf-HC2 domain-containing protein translates to MTCRELIALLADYLEASLSPDAVAQLEGHLRDCAPCVAYLNTYRRTRDLAADVNRVAMPDEMKTRLRAFLLERLRDTL
- a CDS encoding glucosidase gives rise to the protein YRWGEDGIAGISDRRQFLCFAIALWNGRDPILKERLFGLTGNEGNHGEDVKEYYFYLDSTPTHSYMRALYKYPQAAFPYGPLVEENRQRDRRAPEYELIDTGVFDDDRYFDVEIAYAKAGTDDILIRITASNRGPEAATLHLLPTLWFRNTWSWEEGAKRPALRAGDGVPGLAVIEAEEESLGRRWLYCEGGPDLLFTENETNAARLFGAPNPGPWVKDGLHEYVVGGRRDAVNPARFGTKAAGQYRLAIPAGQSATVQLRLTDTALGSAAFGPEFAATFAARAREADEFYATVIPSGLSADARRVMRQALAGLLWSKQFYHYYVRRWLNGDPALPAPPPERRGGRNRDWLHLYNEDIISMPDKWEYPWYAAWDLAFHCIGLALVDPDFAKSQLVLLLREWYMHPNGQIPAYEWALGDVNPPVHAWAALRVYKIERRIRGCGDRDFLEKVFQKLLLNFTWWVNRKDAEGKNVFQGGFLGLDNIGVFDRSAPLPGGGHLEQSDGTSWMAMYCLNMLAMALELARDNPAYEDIASKFFEHFVYIAHAMHDLGGEGIQLWDDEDGFFYDVLHTDDGRHARLKVRSMVGLIPLFAAETLEPDVVDRLPGFRRRMQWFMDHRPEFREHVVEMPTATGATRRLLSLVTDEQLPRVLRVLLDESEFLSPYGIRALSRYHLEHPYMVRIDGMEHRVDYEPAESSTGLFGGNSNWRGPIWFPVNYLLIESLQKFHHFFGDRFQVAMPTGSDRRLHLWDVAAELSRRLTRIFLRGPAGRRPVFGGTEKLQQDPHWQDLLLFYEYFHGDNGAGIGASHQTGWTGLVAKLLQQSGE
- a CDS encoding response regulator transcription factor — its product is MPRILIVDDEPEIVRGLEDNLRFEGYQTCAATDGETALALAAREAPDLIILDLMMPKLSGWEVCQTLRGRGIDVPIIMLTARGAEPDRVRGLELGADDYLTKPFSLRELLARVRAVLRRPGPRHKVEEYAFGDVRVRVRSRQVFVAGREVSLTRKEFDLLTYLLAHQGEVVTRERLLDEVWGYERFPTTRTVDTHVLRLRRRFEADPEHPRWILTVHGQGYKFAVS